From Rhodamnia argentea isolate NSW1041297 chromosome 10, ASM2092103v1, whole genome shotgun sequence, a single genomic window includes:
- the LOC115739889 gene encoding ras-related protein RABE1c-like, whose product MAVAPARARADYDYLIKLLLIGDSGVGKSCLLLRFSDGSFTTSFITTIGIDFKIRTIELDGKRIKLQIWDTAGQERFRTITTAYYRGAMGILLVYDVTDESSFNNIRNWIRNIEQHASDNVNKVLVGNKADMDESKRAVPTSKGQALADEYGIKFFETSAKTNLNVEEVFFSIARDIKQRLAENDTRSEPQAAIRINQPDQASGAAQVPQRSSCCGS is encoded by the exons ATGGCTGTCGCACCTGCACGGGCTCGAGCCGATTACGACTACCTCATAAAGCTCCTCTTGATCGGCGATAGCG GTGTTGGTAAGAGTTGCCTCCTCTTGCGCTTTTCAGATGGTTCCTTTACTACCAGCTTTATAACAACTATTGG GATCGACTTCAAGATCAGGACTATAGAGCTAGATGGAAAACGAATTAAATTGCAAATATGGGATACTGCTGGACAAGAGAGGTTCCGAACAATTACAACTG CATACTACCGTGGGGCCATGGGTATACTCCTTGTGTATGATGTGACTGACGAATCATCTTTCAACA ATATCAGGAATTGGATCCGTAACATCGAACAGCATGCTTCTGATAATGTGAACAAGGTACTTGTGGGTAACAAGGCTGATATGGATGAGAGCAAAAGG GCTGTTCCTACCTCAAAGGGCCAAGCGCTGGCCGATGAATATGGTATTAAGTTTTTTGAGACT AGTGCCAAGACGAACTTGAATGTAGAGGAGGTTTTCTTTTCAATAGCGAGAGATATCAAGCAAAGGCTTGCAGAAAACGACACAAGATCTGAG CCTCAAGCAGCAATTAGGATCAATCAACCGGATCAGGCATCAGGGGCCGCTCAAGTACCGCAGAGATCTTCTTGCTGCGGTTCTTAA